The nucleotide sequence GTCGCCGTCCGGAAGACGCCGGACGGCGCGAGGTGCCGCGTCACGTCGCCTGTGTGATGGACGGAAACGGCCGGTGGGCGACGCAGCGGTCGCTTCCGCGCACCTCGGGGCACCGGGCCGCGGAGGCGACGGTCATCGACGTCATCGAGGCGGCACGGGCGGCCGGGGTCGAGTGGCTGACGCTGTACGCGTTCTCCACCGAGAACTGGCGGCGTCCGGACGAAGAGGTCGACTTCCTGCTGCGGCTGGTGCGGCGGGTGGTACGCAAACACGCCCCCCTGCTGCACGCGCGCGGTATCCGCTGCCGGTTCCTGGGGGTGACGGATCCGCGGATACCCGCGGCGCTGGCCCGGGACTTCACCGACCTGACGACGCTGACCGGCGCGAACCGCGGCATGACGCTGACGGTCGCGTTCGATCACGGCGGGCGCGGGGACATCGTCGAGGCCGCTCGGTCGCTGATCCGCAGCGGGTTGCCGGCCGACGGTGTGGACGAGGAGGTGTTCGCCGCTCACCTGCCCTTCCCGGACACGCCCGACGTGGACCTGGTCATCCGTACCTCCGGTGAGCAGCGCATCTCCAACTTCATGCTCTGGCAGGTCGCCTACGCCGAGTGGATCTTCCCGCCGGTGCTCTGGCCCGACTTCCGCGCGCCCCACTTCGTGCAGTGCGTGCACGCCTACCGGCAACGGGACCGCCGCTTCGGCGGTGTACGGCCGAACGTGAACGGATGAC is from Streptomyces seoulensis and encodes:
- the uppS gene encoding polyprenyl diphosphate synthase, whose translation is MATQRATGDSVSPSPSPFPAPLPGSARRRPEDAGRREVPRHVACVMDGNGRWATQRSLPRTSGHRAAEATVIDVIEAARAAGVEWLTLYAFSTENWRRPDEEVDFLLRLVRRVVRKHAPLLHARGIRCRFLGVTDPRIPAALARDFTDLTTLTGANRGMTLTVAFDHGGRGDIVEAARSLIRSGLPADGVDEEVFAAHLPFPDTPDVDLVIRTSGEQRISNFMLWQVAYAEWIFPPVLWPDFRAPHFVQCVHAYRQRDRRFGGVRPNVNG